In Paracoccaceae bacterium Fryx2, a single genomic region encodes these proteins:
- a CDS encoding OmpA family protein has product MRRLLTSTTAFSVALAGMSPLPLLAQTPQTLGEQGIVCLTEADRACPEGATCFVIPEPPCDDPEEIKAARKADRAAGKAEAKADKAADKAADKAAADAAAAAEDEASEAARAEARAARKAAADAEAATAAEANQAAAEAAAAIEAAAAAEAAAAAEAAAAAEAAAAADAAAAADAAAAADAAAAAQAAAAAEAAAAADAAAAQATRDGADDAARAQAAAAAEAAAAAEAAAAAEAAAAAAAGDAAAAAAAEAAAADAAAAQAAEAAAADADAAAARQTGDDAAAAKAARVAARAAKKAAEEEAAAAAARADALANPPVAAPVSDTAAADALAQILSTREQGDSPVAAAAAAALSGTATVTNVTEADSRSSSEEFSTTATGEAPVATSSGKKGGLSDLEKFGLVVLGGLVVGAILNNGNKVVSNSGDRVVVEDQDGNYTVMRDDDTLIRQPGSTVSTENFADGSTRSIVTREDNTRIVTIRDASGRVLRRSHIDVDGRERLLLDDLTPVEPVNVATLPRPVEVPYVSTRDEGAALRAALRAAEERDLGRKFSLRQIREYREVRALAPTVDVANITFRTGSAAIDSTEAEKLARLGGLMADLIKTNPSEMFLIEGHTDAVGSAASNLALSDRRAESVALALTEYFRVPPENMVVQGYGESELRIPTQVGEPLNRRAAVRLISPLLQRLASN; this is encoded by the coding sequence ATGAGACGGCTTCTGACCTCCACCACGGCATTTTCGGTTGCACTGGCCGGCATGTCGCCGCTGCCCTTGCTGGCGCAGACCCCCCAGACCCTTGGCGAACAGGGGATCGTCTGCCTGACCGAAGCCGATCGGGCCTGCCCCGAAGGTGCCACCTGTTTCGTGATCCCCGAGCCGCCCTGCGACGACCCCGAGGAAATCAAGGCCGCCAGGAAGGCCGACCGCGCTGCCGGAAAGGCCGAGGCCAAGGCCGACAAGGCCGCGGACAAGGCTGCCGACAAGGCTGCCGCTGACGCTGCCGCCGCCGCCGAAGATGAGGCCAGCGAAGCGGCCCGCGCCGAAGCCAGGGCCGCCCGCAAGGCCGCAGCCGACGCCGAAGCCGCCACCGCTGCCGAGGCCAACCAGGCCGCCGCCGAGGCTGCTGCCGCAATCGAGGCCGCTGCCGCCGCCGAGGCCGCTGCCGCCGCCGAGGCCGCTGCCGCCGCCGAGGCCGCTGCTGCTGCCGACGCCGCTGCTGCTGCCGACGCCGCTGCTGCTGCCGACGCCGCTGCTGCCGCCCAGGCCGCCGCTGCTGCCGAGGCCGCCGCCGCCGCTGACGCCGCTGCCGCCCAGGCCACCCGGGATGGCGCCGACGACGCGGCCAGGGCGCAGGCCGCTGCCGCCGCCGAAGCCGCTGCCGCCGCCGAAGCCGCTGCCGCCGCCGAAGCCGCAGCCGCCGCTGCGGCCGGTGATGCAGCCGCCGCAGCTGCAGCCGAAGCGGCCGCCGCTGACGCCGCCGCCGCACAGGCCGCCGAAGCTGCCGCTGCCGATGCCGACGCCGCTGCTGCCAGACAGACCGGTGACGATGCCGCCGCCGCCAAGGCGGCGCGGGTCGCCGCCCGGGCTGCGAAGAAAGCCGCCGAGGAAGAGGCCGCAGCCGCCGCCGCCCGAGCCGACGCCCTGGCCAACCCGCCGGTCGCAGCCCCGGTCTCCGACACGGCCGCTGCCGACGCCCTGGCGCAGATCCTGTCGACCCGCGAACAGGGCGACTCTCCGGTGGCCGCCGCTGCCGCCGCCGCCTTGTCCGGCACCGCCACGGTCACCAACGTGACCGAAGCCGACAGCCGGTCGAGCAGCGAGGAATTCTCGACCACGGCCACAGGAGAAGCCCCGGTCGCAACCAGCAGCGGCAAGAAGGGCGGCCTCAGCGATCTTGAAAAGTTCGGTCTGGTGGTTCTGGGCGGTCTTGTGGTCGGTGCCATCCTGAACAACGGCAACAAGGTGGTGTCGAATTCCGGCGACCGCGTCGTGGTCGAGGATCAGGACGGCAACTATACCGTCATGCGCGACGACGACACGCTGATCCGCCAGCCTGGCTCCACCGTCAGCACGGAAAACTTCGCCGACGGTTCGACCCGCTCGATCGTCACCCGCGAAGACAATACCCGGATCGTGACGATCCGCGATGCCTCTGGCCGGGTTCTGCGCCGGTCGCACATTGATGTCGACGGCCGCGAAAGGCTGCTGCTCGACGATCTGACCCCGGTCGAGCCGGTCAACGTCGCCACCCTGCCGCGCCCGGTCGAGGTGCCCTACGTCTCGACCCGTGACGAAGGGGCCGCCCTGCGCGCTGCCCTGCGCGCGGCGGAAGAGCGCGACCTTGGCCGCAAGTTCAGCCTGCGCCAGATCCGCGAATACCGCGAGGTCCGGGCACTTGCCCCGACCGTCGATGTGGCAAACATCACCTTCCGCACCGGATCGGCGGCGATCGATTCCACCGAGGCGGAAAAGCTTGCCCGTCTGGGTGGCCTGATGGCCGACCTGATCAAGACCAACCCCTCCGAGATGTTCCTGATCGAAGGCCATACCGACGCGGTCGGCTCTGCCGCCTCGAACCTTGCGCTGTCCGACCGGCGTGCGGAATCGGTGGCGCTGGCGCTGACCGAATATTTCCGGGTGCCGCCGGAAAACATGGTGGTGCAGGGCTACGGCGAATCGGAACTGCGTATCCCGACGCAGGTCGGCGAACCGCTGAACCGCCGTGCGGCGGTGCGGCTGATCTCGCCGCTGCTGCAGCGGCTTGCCTCGAACTGA
- a CDS encoding glycosyltransferase family 2 protein: MRILAILTVRDEGAFLLDWLAHHRACGFTDFLVFSNDCTDGTDAMLDRLAALGGLCHVRNDGPHPEGPQWAALKAADRHPLKAAADWVLVCDIDEFVNIHVGDRSVAALLAALPQATAIPLTWRLFGNAGVVDHSDAPVPHVFTRAAPAVLHWPWRAALFKTLFRNDGAYAKLGVHRPRAPDPGRLPDQRWFDGSGREMPALFHTGRIFSDFGQDNYQMAQLNHYALGAMASYVVKCDRGRANRDASAFDMSYWVERNFCDAEDASVLALEPAAAPLRAALRADPVLGPLHDAAVAWRQARFAALMAEEQWRALFGRLLMTPPSRALPRDQARMIIRHARRGNDG, from the coding sequence ATGCGTATCCTCGCCATCCTGACCGTGCGCGACGAGGGTGCCTTCCTGCTCGACTGGCTGGCGCATCACCGGGCCTGCGGGTTCACCGATTTCCTCGTGTTTTCGAATGATTGCACCGATGGCACCGATGCGATGCTCGACCGGCTGGCGGCGCTGGGGGGGCTTTGCCATGTGCGCAACGACGGCCCGCACCCCGAGGGGCCGCAATGGGCGGCGCTGAAGGCCGCCGACCGGCACCCGCTGAAGGCCGCCGCCGACTGGGTGCTGGTCTGCGACATCGACGAGTTCGTGAACATCCATGTCGGGGATCGCAGCGTGGCGGCGCTGCTGGCCGCCCTTCCGCAAGCCACGGCGATTCCGCTGACGTGGCGGCTGTTCGGCAATGCGGGCGTCGTGGACCATAGCGACGCGCCCGTGCCCCATGTCTTTACCCGCGCCGCCCCGGCCGTGCTGCACTGGCCGTGGCGTGCAGCGCTGTTCAAGACGCTGTTCCGCAATGACGGGGCCTATGCCAAGCTGGGCGTCCACCGCCCCCGCGCCCCCGACCCCGGCCGCCTGCCCGACCAGCGCTGGTTCGACGGATCGGGGCGCGAGATGCCTGCGCTGTTCCACACGGGGCGGATCTTTTCCGACTTCGGGCAGGACAACTATCAGATGGCGCAGTTGAACCACTACGCGCTGGGGGCGATGGCCAGCTATGTGGTGAAGTGCGACCGGGGCCGGGCAAACCGCGACGCCTCGGCCTTCGACATGAGCTATTGGGTCGAGCGGAACTTCTGCGACGCCGAAGATGCCAGCGTGCTGGCGCTGGAGCCCGCCGCGGCCCCCCTGCGCGCCGCGCTGCGTGCCGACCCGGTGCTGGGGCCGCTGCATGACGCGGCGGTGGCCTGGCGGCAGGCGCGCTTTGCCGCGCTGATGGCGGAAGAGCAGTGGCGGGCACTGTTCGGGCGGCTGCTGATGACCCCGCCCAGCCGCGCCCTGCCGCGCGACCAGGCGCGGATGATCATTCGCCATGCCCGCCGGGGGAACGATGGTTGA
- a CDS encoding MoxR family ATPase, translated as MAKPDSIDAVAAMLAAQNYVASRALATVVFLSLRLGRPLFLEGEAGVGKTEIAKAIAAGLGRRLIRLQCYEGLDASSAVYEWNFAAQMIAIRAAEAGGGADRDSLKTELFTEDYLIERPLLQAMRPQPGGAPVLLIDELDRTDEPFEAFLLEALSDFQVTIPELGTIRAPETPIVILTSNRTREVHDALKRRCLYHWVDYPTHEREMQILRARAPEASEALSREVVAFVQRLRTEDLFKKPGVAETIDWAKCLLALDVIQLSPEVIADTLGAILKYQDDIQKLQGSEAKRLLDEVRRSLAPA; from the coding sequence ATCGCCAAGCCTGACTCCATCGACGCCGTGGCGGCAATGCTCGCCGCCCAGAACTACGTCGCCTCGCGCGCTCTGGCCACCGTGGTGTTCCTGTCGCTGCGCCTCGGCCGTCCGCTGTTCCTCGAAGGCGAGGCCGGCGTCGGCAAGACCGAGATCGCCAAGGCCATCGCGGCAGGCCTCGGCCGCCGCCTGATCCGGCTGCAATGCTACGAAGGGCTCGACGCCTCCTCCGCCGTCTACGAATGGAACTTCGCCGCCCAGATGATCGCGATCCGCGCCGCCGAGGCCGGGGGCGGCGCCGACCGCGACAGCCTCAAGACCGAGCTTTTCACCGAAGACTACCTGATCGAACGCCCGCTGCTGCAGGCGATGCGCCCGCAACCCGGCGGCGCCCCCGTGCTGCTGATCGACGAGCTTGACCGCACCGACGAGCCGTTCGAGGCGTTCCTGCTCGAAGCCCTGTCCGATTTCCAGGTCACCATCCCCGAGCTTGGCACCATCCGCGCCCCCGAAACCCCGATCGTGATCCTGACCTCCAACCGCACCCGCGAGGTGCATGACGCCCTGAAGCGCCGCTGCCTCTACCACTGGGTCGACTACCCGACCCACGAGCGCGAAATGCAGATACTGCGCGCCCGCGCCCCCGAAGCCTCCGAAGCCCTGTCGCGCGAGGTCGTGGCCTTCGTGCAGCGGCTGCGCACCGAAGACCTGTTCAAGAAGCCCGGCGTCGCCGAAACCATCGACTGGGCGAAATGCCTGCTGGCGCTTGACGTGATCCAGCTTTCCCCCGAAGTCATCGCCGACACGCTGGGCGCCATCCTGAAATACCAGGACGACATCCAGAAACTGCAAGGCTCCGAAGCCAAACGCCTGCTCGACGAGGTCCGCCGCAGCCTCGCCCCCGCCTGA
- a CDS encoding XdhC/CoxI family protein, with the protein MIHADHDSMAEVALAWAREGRGVALATVVETWGSAPRPAGSQLVISAAGEIMGSVSGGCVEGAVVTEAVDAIADGKPRLLTFGVSDDQTFAVGLACGGTIRVLVTPVGKVLPVAMLADLVQARAARRAVALLVHPETGEHRLSDGPGDPLAEAIATRLRADRSGMDESGWFIGIHNPPLRMIVVGAVHIAQPLLGMARACGYDPVLIDPREAFGAAARFPGETILHDWPDEAVAALAPDARTAVITLTHDPKLDDPAIRGTLASPAFYLGCLGSPRTHARRLDRLRAEGVAEDQIARIHAPVGLDIGAKSPAEIAVSIMAQVTQTLRRG; encoded by the coding sequence ATGATACACGCAGATCATGACAGCATGGCCGAAGTCGCGCTTGCCTGGGCGCGCGAGGGCCGCGGGGTGGCGCTGGCCACCGTGGTGGAAACCTGGGGCTCCGCCCCACGCCCCGCCGGCAGCCAACTGGTGATCTCGGCGGCGGGCGAGATCATGGGGTCGGTCTCGGGCGGCTGCGTCGAGGGCGCGGTGGTGACCGAGGCGGTGGACGCCATCGCCGACGGCAAGCCGCGGCTGCTGACTTTCGGGGTCAGTGACGATCAGACGTTTGCGGTCGGGCTGGCCTGTGGCGGCACAATACGGGTGCTGGTGACGCCGGTCGGCAAAGTGCTGCCGGTGGCGATGCTGGCCGATCTGGTGCAAGCCCGCGCCGCCCGCCGCGCCGTGGCGTTGCTGGTGCATCCCGAAACCGGCGAGCACCGGCTAAGTGACGGCCCTGGCGACCCGCTGGCCGAAGCCATCGCCACCCGCCTGCGCGCCGACCGTTCGGGGATGGACGAATCCGGCTGGTTCATCGGCATCCACAACCCGCCGCTGCGGATGATCGTGGTCGGCGCGGTGCATATCGCGCAGCCGCTGCTCGGCATGGCGCGGGCCTGCGGCTACGACCCGGTGCTGATCGACCCGCGCGAGGCCTTCGGGGCCGCCGCCCGCTTTCCCGGCGAAACCATCCTGCACGACTGGCCCGACGAGGCGGTGGCGGCCCTCGCCCCCGATGCCCGCACGGCGGTGATCACGCTGACGCATGACCCCAAGCTCGACGACCCGGCGATTCGCGGCACGCTGGCCTCGCCCGCCTTCTACCTTGGCTGCCTCGGTTCGCCCCGCACCCATGCCAGGCGGCTGGACCGGCTGCGCGCGGAGGGTGTGGCGGAAGACCAGATTGCCCGCATCCATGCGCCGGTCGGCCTCGACATCGGCGCGAAATCGCCCGCCGAGATCGCGGTGTCGATCATGGCGCAGGTGACCCAGACCCTGCGGCGCGGCTGA
- a CDS encoding glycosyltransferase family 2 protein: MDRDGSGRRAGGVQVLHRRLWMQDIHAGGVTRLLDAVAEPSGRLRLFFGHGTKPEAFLPDGAPGCCLPEELRDISDSTMVVARGGSAVLALTDGGRITAQPAPAETGFLAGLNCILSFRLEETAAQVAEGLAHQARHHGLQGVLIVNRVPGDDPAGFAAELEAALAGFDLSVVLLDCPQPLGKPDLGPESHPFLAPDAPGKDRMTPPDPDPWRSALGEGLIHEVAKWRFLAEARAVLTLDPCDILAPRLAGAPTAFDLCVQAKHGVVLMIGRRIYPWRVRAGQQARFGDHICRPFDARRGMARWGVAPQKAGLENTWRAARVAFAKPDAGVTVPFLRAMSIKVPGRSASELVPKTALIEDAALLALAEGAFGHKPIRAPVSAPKPAPRAAVDAGRTAIVTTMKNEGPFILEWLAYHRMIGVQDFLIYTNDCTDGTDTMLDLLQRKGLVQHRENPFRTTDLKPQHAALQAAEAEPVMQNCGWGICMDVDEFINIRIGDGTLPALYDAMGEANMISLTWRLFGNAEVQAYRDRFLLDQFARCAPEVIRKPHQAWGFKTLFRNIDIYKKLGVHRPKGLRPDLWNQVRWLNGSGKPMPTEMFRNGWRSTLETYGYDWVQLNHYAVRSAESFLVKRDRGRVNHVDRDQGLNYWFRMNHNVGLDRSIQRMIPRMKVEYDRLLADPEIAAAHGFSVACHRAKISELRGMDHHRRFYDELTGDRMQRLCRLQAHFGSAVFNAGPGVIPADLHERELAPDFLFTVAHEGEAEH; the protein is encoded by the coding sequence ATGGACAGGGACGGTTCCGGGCGACGGGCGGGCGGGGTGCAGGTCTTGCACCGCCGACTGTGGATGCAGGACATCCACGCGGGGGGCGTGACGCGCCTGCTGGATGCGGTGGCGGAACCCTCCGGTCGGCTGCGGCTGTTCTTCGGCCACGGCACGAAGCCCGAAGCCTTTCTGCCCGATGGCGCGCCGGGCTGCTGCCTGCCCGAGGAACTGCGCGACATTTCCGACAGCACGATGGTGGTGGCGCGCGGCGGCTCTGCCGTGCTGGCGCTGACGGATGGCGGGCGCATCACGGCGCAGCCTGCCCCCGCGGAAACCGGGTTTCTGGCCGGGCTGAACTGCATCCTGTCCTTCCGGCTGGAGGAGACGGCGGCGCAGGTGGCCGAAGGGCTGGCCCATCAGGCGCGGCACCATGGGCTGCAAGGGGTGCTGATCGTCAACCGGGTGCCGGGTGACGACCCGGCCGGTTTTGCGGCGGAACTGGAGGCGGCGCTTGCGGGGTTTGACCTGAGCGTGGTGCTGCTCGACTGCCCGCAGCCGCTGGGCAAGCCCGACCTCGGGCCGGAAAGCCACCCGTTCCTTGCCCCCGACGCCCCCGGCAAGGACCGCATGACCCCGCCCGACCCCGACCCGTGGCGCTCGGCACTGGGCGAGGGGCTGATCCACGAGGTGGCGAAGTGGCGCTTCCTTGCCGAGGCGCGGGCTGTGCTGACGCTCGACCCATGCGACATCCTCGCGCCGCGCCTCGCCGGGGCGCCGACGGCCTTTGACCTTTGCGTGCAGGCCAAGCATGGCGTGGTGCTGATGATCGGGCGGCGCATCTACCCGTGGCGGGTGCGCGCGGGGCAGCAGGCGAGGTTCGGTGACCACATCTGCCGCCCGTTCGACGCCCGGCGCGGCATGGCGCGCTGGGGTGTGGCGCCGCAAAAGGCGGGGCTGGAAAACACCTGGCGGGCGGCGCGGGTGGCCTTTGCCAAGCCCGATGCCGGGGTGACGGTGCCCTTCCTGCGCGCCATGTCGATCAAGGTGCCGGGCCGGTCGGCCTCGGAACTGGTGCCCAAGACCGCGCTGATCGAGGATGCCGCCCTGCTGGCGCTGGCCGAAGGCGCGTTCGGCCACAAGCCGATCCGCGCGCCGGTATCGGCGCCGAAGCCCGCCCCCCGCGCGGCGGTGGATGCCGGGCGCACCGCCATCGTCACCACGATGAAGAACGAGGGGCCGTTCATTCTGGAATGGCTGGCCTATCACCGCATGATCGGGGTGCAGGATTTCCTGATCTACACCAACGACTGCACCGACGGCACCGACACGATGCTTGACCTCCTGCAGCGCAAGGGGCTGGTGCAGCACCGCGAGAATCCGTTCCGCACCACGGACCTCAAGCCGCAGCACGCGGCCCTGCAGGCGGCCGAAGCCGAGCCGGTGATGCAGAATTGCGGCTGGGGCATCTGCATGGATGTCGATGAATTCATCAACATCAGGATCGGTGACGGCACCCTGCCCGCGCTCTACGACGCGATGGGCGAGGCCAACATGATCAGCCTGACCTGGCGGCTGTTCGGCAATGCCGAGGTGCAGGCGTATCGCGACCGCTTCCTGCTGGACCAGTTCGCCCGCTGCGCGCCGGAAGTGATCCGCAAGCCGCATCAGGCCTGGGGCTTCAAGACGCTGTTCCGCAACATCGACATCTACAAGAAGCTGGGCGTCCACCGCCCCAAGGGGCTGCGTCCCGACCTGTGGAATCAGGTGCGCTGGCTGAACGGGTCGGGCAAGCCGATGCCGACCGAGATGTTCCGCAACGGCTGGCGCTCGACGCTGGAAACCTATGGCTACGACTGGGTGCAGCTGAACCACTATGCGGTGCGGTCGGCCGAAAGCTTTCTGGTCAAGCGCGACCGCGGCCGGGTGAACCATGTCGACCGCGATCAGGGGCTGAACTACTGGTTCCGGATGAACCACAATGTCGGGCTCGACCGTTCCATCCAGCGGATGATCCCGCGGATGAAGGTCGAATACGACCGCCTGCTGGCCGACCCCGAGATTGCGGCGGCGCATGGGTTCTCGGTCGCCTGCCACCGGGCGAAGATTTCCGAACTGCGCGGGATGGACCACCATCGGCGGTTCTACGACGAGCTGACCGGCGACCGGATGCAGCGGCTTTGCCGGCTGCAGGCGCATTTCGGCTCGGCGGTGTTCAATGCCGGACCGGGGGTGATTCCGGCAGACCTGCACGAACGGGAACTGGCGCCGGATTTCCTGTTCACCGTGGCCCATGAAGGCGAGGCGGAGCATTGA
- a CDS encoding glycosyltransferase family 2 protein: MSGGFTVVTTMKNEGAFLLEWVAHHKALGFDAILICTNDCADPTREMALRLQQMGLARHHATKPWAVTSIQRSALKQATRYPKVTGAEWLYVCDADEFLCVKLGDGSVRALVAAAGAGAEVVSVPWRVFGPAGRRDYDDVPVTRQFILAEAPPQRPVYPKSLFRGLDNVGRIGIHAPIARDGLGRDLRRELPGGVAHVPQHHAMFVAGDVRFAQVNHYALRTRDSFLVKRDRGRVNHSAQGMEIDYWDRFDRAEVPCDAIRRYDEAVAGWLAHLQGDAVLAGLHAVSVAWHRERVAALKGRADHADILAAIGERQGRCVSSPS, encoded by the coding sequence ATGAGCGGCGGGTTCACCGTGGTGACCACGATGAAGAACGAGGGCGCATTCCTGCTGGAATGGGTCGCGCACCACAAGGCGCTGGGGTTCGACGCCATCCTGATCTGCACCAACGACTGCGCCGACCCGACGCGCGAGATGGCGCTGCGGTTGCAGCAGATGGGGCTGGCGCGGCATCATGCGACGAAACCCTGGGCGGTGACCTCGATCCAGCGGTCGGCGCTGAAGCAGGCGACGCGCTATCCCAAGGTGACGGGGGCGGAGTGGCTTTATGTCTGCGACGCCGACGAGTTCCTGTGCGTCAAGCTGGGCGACGGGTCGGTGCGGGCACTGGTGGCGGCGGCGGGGGCCGGGGCCGAGGTGGTCTCGGTGCCGTGGCGGGTGTTCGGGCCGGCCGGGCGGCGGGATTATGACGACGTGCCGGTGACGCGGCAGTTCATCCTGGCCGAGGCGCCGCCGCAGCGGCCGGTCTACCCCAAGTCGCTGTTTCGCGGGCTGGACAATGTGGGACGGATCGGCATCCATGCGCCGATTGCGCGCGATGGTCTGGGGCGCGACCTGCGGCGCGAACTGCCGGGCGGGGTAGCGCATGTGCCGCAGCATCACGCGATGTTTGTTGCGGGCGACGTGCGCTTTGCGCAGGTCAACCACTATGCCCTGCGCACGCGTGACAGCTTTCTGGTCAAGCGCGACCGGGGGCGGGTGAACCATTCGGCGCAGGGGATGGAGATCGACTACTGGGACCGCTTCGACCGCGCCGAGGTGCCCTGCGACGCCATCCGGCGCTATGACGAGGCGGTGGCGGGGTGGCTGGCGCATCTGCAGGGCGACGCGGTGCTGGCGGGGCTGCACGCCGTATCGGTGGCCTGGCACCGCGAACGGGTGGCGGCGCTGAAGGGCCGGGCAGACCATGCCGACATTCTGGCGGCGATCGGGGAAAGGCAGGGCAGATGCGTATCCTCGCCATCCTGA
- a CDS encoding molybdopterin-binding protein: protein MEFGAVPTARASGALLAHSVALPDGRLRKGLVLQAPDIARLLAAGVAEVTVARPGPLDLAEDAAADRLAAALVPDPAAAGLTLSPASTGRVNLKAAGIGIVQIDTAAIHALNRLDPAITLATLPPFARVAPGQMVGTVKIIAYAVPGAALSQAEALAHAALRILPVTLGSAGLLLTEVPGQDDKLTRKGRRAVEGRLRALGMELAGVEVTAHDTQAMAAALTRLPGAMLLILTGSATSDLHDTGPQALRAAGGSVARFGMPVDPGNLLFHGRLGQRPVIGLPGCARSPALNGADWVLDRLACGLTVNDDDIAEMGVGGLLKETPVRGRPRDHAE, encoded by the coding sequence ATGGAGTTCGGCGCGGTGCCCACGGCACGGGCGTCGGGTGCTCTGCTGGCGCATTCGGTGGCCTTGCCCGACGGGCGGCTGCGCAAGGGGCTGGTGCTGCAGGCGCCCGACATCGCCCGCCTGCTGGCTGCGGGCGTGGCCGAGGTGACGGTGGCCCGCCCCGGCCCGCTCGATCTGGCAGAGGACGCCGCCGCCGACCGCCTTGCCGCAGCCCTTGTGCCCGACCCCGCAGCGGCCGGCCTGACGCTCAGCCCCGCCAGCACCGGCCGCGTCAACCTCAAGGCCGCCGGTATCGGCATCGTGCAGATCGACACGGCGGCGATTCACGCCCTGAACCGACTAGACCCCGCGATCACGCTGGCCACCCTGCCGCCCTTTGCCCGGGTGGCGCCGGGGCAGATGGTCGGCACCGTCAAGATCATCGCCTACGCCGTGCCGGGGGCGGCGCTGTCGCAAGCGGAGGCTCTTGCCCATGCCGCCCTGCGCATCCTTCCGGTGACGCTCGGCTCGGCCGGCCTCTTGCTGACCGAGGTGCCTGGGCAGGATGACAAGCTGACCCGCAAGGGTCGCCGCGCGGTCGAGGGTCGGCTGCGTGCGCTCGGCATGGAACTGGCGGGCGTCGAGGTCACCGCGCATGACACGCAGGCGATGGCTGCGGCCCTGACGCGCCTGCCGGGGGCGATGCTGCTGATCCTGACCGGCTCTGCCACATCCGACCTGCACGATACCGGCCCGCAGGCGCTGCGCGCGGCGGGGGGCAGCGTGGCGCGGTTCGGGATGCCGGTCGATCCGGGCAACCTGCTGTTTCATGGCCGGCTGGGGCAGCGCCCGGTGATCGGCCTGCCCGGCTGCGCCCGCTCGCCCGCGCTGAACGGCGCGGACTGGGTGCTGGACCGCCTTGCCTGCGGCCTGACCGTCAACGATGACGACATCGCCGAAATGGGCGTTGGCGGGTTGCTGAAGGAAACGCCAGTCAGGGGCCGACCCCGGGACCACGCCGAATAG
- a CDS encoding VWA domain-containing protein: MPEYPDIALPENGKLAHNIAWFARALRKAGLPIGPGRVIDAVTAVQAAGFTRRVDFYWTLHACFVSRPEHRAVFQQIFRLYWRDPRYLEHMMSMMLPAIRGVQEERAAQAAEKRAAEALLDGADREAPQDAPQDDGETKIEIDASRTMSRDERLRTLDFEQMSTAEVAEAKRMLARLSLPVKPLTSRRTFADPSGARADARRTLRTAVRQGGEITRIARKSPAIRWPNLVVLCDISGSMSQYSRFVLHFLHAVANAKGQGWSRVHGFTFGTRLTNITRHLAQRDVDAALAAAGSEAQDWSGGTRIGASLHAFNRDWSRRVLGQGAVVLLITDGLDRDEPGTLAREMERLHLSCRRLIWLNPLLRWEGFAPRASGIRAMLPHVDSFRAGHSIASLESLALVISDPGDRGEKTRLLGLLQEP; encoded by the coding sequence ATGCCCGAATACCCCGACATCGCCCTGCCCGAGAACGGCAAGCTCGCCCACAACATCGCCTGGTTCGCCCGGGCGCTGCGCAAGGCCGGGCTGCCGATCGGGCCGGGGCGGGTGATCGACGCGGTCACGGCGGTGCAGGCGGCGGGCTTCACCCGGCGGGTCGATTTCTACTGGACGCTGCACGCCTGTTTTGTCAGCCGCCCCGAACACCGCGCGGTGTTCCAGCAGATATTCCGGCTCTACTGGCGCGACCCGCGCTACCTTGAACACATGATGTCGATGATGCTGCCCGCGATCCGCGGCGTGCAGGAGGAACGCGCGGCCCAGGCCGCCGAAAAGCGCGCGGCCGAGGCGCTGCTCGACGGTGCCGACCGCGAGGCGCCGCAGGACGCGCCCCAGGACGACGGCGAGACGAAGATCGAAATCGACGCCTCCCGCACCATGTCGCGCGACGAACGCCTGCGCACCCTCGACTTCGAGCAGATGTCCACCGCCGAGGTGGCCGAGGCCAAGCGGATGCTGGCCCGCCTGTCGCTGCCGGTGAAGCCGCTGACCTCGCGGCGGACCTTTGCCGACCCGTCGGGCGCGCGTGCCGATGCCCGCCGCACCCTGCGCACGGCGGTTCGCCAGGGCGGCGAGATCACCCGCATCGCGCGCAAGTCACCGGCGATTCGCTGGCCGAACCTTGTCGTGCTCTGCGACATCTCGGGGTCGATGTCGCAGTATTCCCGCTTCGTGCTGCATTTCCTTCATGCGGTGGCCAATGCCAAGGGTCAGGGCTGGAGCCGGGTCCACGGCTTCACCTTCGGCACGCGGCTGACCAACATCACCCGCCACCTTGCGCAGCGCGATGTCGATGCCGCGCTCGCCGCCGCCGGGTCCGAGGCGCAGGACTGGTCGGGCGGCACCCGGATCGGTGCCAGCCTGCACGCCTTCAACCGCGACTGGTCGCGCCGGGTGCTGGGGCAGGGGGCAGTGGTGCTGCTGATCACCGACGGGCTGGACCGCGACGAGCCCGGCACCCTCGCGCGCGAGATGGAGCGGCTGCACCTTTCCTGCCGCCGCCTGATCTGGCTGAACCCGCTTCTGCGCTGGGAAGGCTTTGCCCCGCGCGCCAGCGGCATCCGCGCCATGCTGCCCCATGTCGACAGTTTCCGCGCCGGCCATTCGATCGCCTCGCTGGAATCCCTGGCGCTGGTGATCTCGGATCCGGGCGACCGGGGCGAAAAGACCCGTCTGCTTGGTCTTTTGCAGGAACCTTGA